One Paraburkholderia phytofirmans OLGA172 genomic window carries:
- a CDS encoding ankyrin repeat domain-containing protein, whose protein sequence is MTNYSTSAAALQETSAVQTAFGSARRGASRLALAATLACAALTSLLASPVQAAPIDSLIKSVKFDDVDSVNKLLAKGMDPNSVDNQGFPLLVIAAREKSDKVGAALLANPKTNIEIQDKAGENAMMMAALTGDLDFVNLLIAKDAEVNKKGWAPLHYAAANGNDAIVKVLLDHSAYVDAGSPNGTTPLMMAARGGHVSTVKLLLDNGADLTVKNQIGMTALDFAKTYKEPDVVEGLTARLQQMQQK, encoded by the coding sequence ATGACAAATTATTCGACTTCGGCCGCAGCGTTGCAAGAGACTTCGGCGGTGCAAACCGCCTTCGGTTCGGCACGCCGCGGCGCATCGCGCCTCGCGCTGGCCGCCACGCTCGCCTGCGCCGCATTGACTTCGCTGCTCGCCTCGCCGGTTCAGGCCGCGCCGATCGACTCGCTGATCAAGTCGGTTAAATTCGACGACGTCGACAGCGTCAACAAGCTGCTCGCCAAGGGCATGGACCCGAACAGCGTCGACAACCAGGGCTTCCCGCTGCTGGTGATCGCCGCGCGCGAGAAGTCGGACAAGGTGGGCGCCGCGCTGCTCGCCAATCCGAAGACCAACATCGAGATCCAGGACAAGGCTGGCGAGAACGCGATGATGATGGCCGCGCTGACCGGCGACCTCGATTTCGTCAACCTGCTGATCGCGAAGGACGCCGAAGTCAACAAGAAGGGCTGGGCACCGCTGCACTACGCGGCTGCGAACGGCAACGACGCTATCGTCAAGGTGCTGCTCGATCATTCGGCCTACGTCGACGCCGGCTCGCCGAACGGCACCACGCCGTTGATGATGGCTGCGCGTGGCGGTCACGTGTCGACGGTGAAGCTCCTGCTCGACAACGGCGCGGATCTCACGGTGAAGAACCAGATCGGCATGACCGCGCTCGATTTCGCGAAGACCTACAAGGAACCGGACGTGGTCGAAGGACTCACCGCGCGTCTGCAGCAGATGCAGCAGAAGTGA
- a CDS encoding TatD family hydrolase: protein MFVDSHCHINFEGLADRLPQVLENMRSHSVTHALCVSVDLETLPSVLAIASQHENVFASVGVHPDHEDMREPSLAELVELAAHPKVVAIGETGLDYYRLEGRTIADMEWQRERFRTHIRAAHATKKPLIIHTRSSAEDTLRIMAEERASEPGGVMHCFTEPWAIAEQALAQNFYISLSGIVTFKSATDVQDVARRVPLERLLIETDSPYLAPVPYRGKPNEPAYVSYVGRFIAQQRDIPETALGAATTQNFFRLFKIPTPAGM from the coding sequence ATGTTTGTCGATTCGCACTGCCATATCAACTTCGAAGGACTCGCCGACCGCCTGCCTCAGGTGCTCGAGAACATGCGCAGCCATTCGGTCACGCATGCGCTGTGCGTCTCGGTCGACCTGGAGACGCTGCCCTCTGTCCTCGCGATCGCCAGCCAGCACGAGAACGTGTTTGCATCGGTCGGGGTGCATCCGGATCACGAGGACATGCGCGAGCCGAGCCTCGCCGAACTCGTCGAACTGGCCGCGCATCCGAAGGTGGTCGCGATCGGCGAGACCGGCCTCGACTACTATCGCCTGGAAGGCCGCACGATCGCCGATATGGAATGGCAGCGGGAGCGCTTCCGCACCCATATCCGCGCGGCGCACGCCACGAAGAAGCCGCTGATCATTCACACGCGTTCATCGGCGGAAGACACGCTGCGCATCATGGCCGAGGAGCGCGCGAGCGAGCCGGGCGGCGTGATGCACTGCTTCACCGAACCGTGGGCGATTGCCGAACAGGCGCTGGCGCAGAATTTTTACATTTCGCTGTCGGGCATCGTCACGTTCAAGAGCGCGACCGACGTGCAGGACGTCGCGCGGCGCGTGCCGCTCGAGCGCTTGCTGATCGAAACCGACTCGCCGTATCTCGCGCCCGTGCCGTATCGCGGCAAGCCTAATGAACCTGCGTACGTAAGTTATGTCGGACGCTTCATCGCGCAGCAACGCGACATACCGGAGACGGCGCTGGGCGCCGCGACGACACAAAACTTCTTCCGGCTCTTCAAGATCCCCACGCCAGCTGGCATGTGA
- a CDS encoding GNAT family N-acetyltransferase: MSLSYRDATLDDLPAIVAIYNSTVPSRQVTADLEPVSVESRLAWFHAHGPQKRPLWVVEDPQQPGRVIAWLSFSDFYGRPAYLRTAEVSIYLDESARGKGLGKQLLAASLAAAPALGIDTVLGFIFGHNDASLRLFRAFGFDTWGSLPRVAVLDGVERDLVIVGKRLDAAAV, from the coding sequence ATGAGCCTTTCCTACCGCGATGCCACGCTCGACGATCTGCCCGCGATCGTCGCCATCTACAACTCGACCGTGCCGTCGCGGCAAGTCACCGCCGATCTCGAACCGGTGAGCGTCGAAAGCCGTCTGGCGTGGTTTCACGCGCACGGCCCGCAAAAGCGCCCGCTGTGGGTGGTGGAAGATCCGCAGCAGCCCGGCCGGGTGATCGCGTGGCTGAGCTTCTCGGACTTCTACGGCCGCCCGGCCTATCTGCGCACCGCCGAAGTCAGCATCTATCTGGACGAAAGCGCGCGCGGCAAGGGGCTCGGCAAGCAACTGCTGGCGGCCTCGCTCGCGGCGGCGCCGGCGCTCGGCATCGACACGGTGCTGGGCTTTATCTTCGGCCACAATGACGCGAGCCTGCGCCTGTTCCGCGCGTTCGGTTTCGACACGTGGGGGTCGCTGCCGCGCGTCGCGGTGCTGGACGGCGTGGAGCGCGATCTGGTGATTGTCGGCAAGCGGCTCGACGCGGCCGCCGTCTGA
- a CDS encoding DNA polymerase III subunit delta', producing the protein MIYPWQADDWNRLQQLRGHWPHALLLHGQAGIGKLRFAQHLAQGLLCEAQQANGEPCGACVACNWFTQGNHPDYRIVVPEALAAEAGLGNAAADEKAEKAEKAEGDEGKKSRAPSKEIKIEQIRGLLDFVGVGSHRGGARVVVLYPAEGLNIAAANAFLKTLEEPPAGVVFLMVSARIDRLLPTIISRCRQWPMTMPAPEVATKWLAAQGVAEAPALLAEAGGAPLTALALASDENRTLRDWTLKQLAAGAECDAFACGEALQKLPVPLVLGWLQRWMYDLLAQRTAGVPRYFPQASTALTRCAAQADASAFARFMRTVTRQRAVENHPLNARLVFEELFIGYRELFA; encoded by the coding sequence ATGATTTATCCGTGGCAAGCCGATGACTGGAATCGCCTGCAGCAGTTGCGTGGGCACTGGCCGCACGCCTTGCTGCTGCATGGCCAAGCGGGGATCGGCAAGCTGCGCTTCGCGCAGCACCTCGCGCAAGGGCTTTTGTGCGAGGCCCAGCAGGCCAACGGCGAGCCCTGCGGCGCGTGCGTGGCGTGCAACTGGTTCACGCAGGGCAATCATCCGGACTATCGGATCGTTGTGCCCGAAGCGCTGGCCGCCGAAGCCGGCCTCGGTAACGCCGCCGCGGACGAAAAAGCCGAAAAAGCCGAGAAGGCCGAGGGCGACGAAGGCAAGAAGAGCCGCGCGCCCAGCAAGGAAATCAAGATCGAGCAGATTCGCGGCCTGCTCGATTTCGTCGGCGTCGGTTCGCACCGTGGCGGCGCGCGCGTGGTCGTGCTGTATCCCGCCGAGGGGCTCAACATCGCCGCAGCCAACGCATTCCTGAAAACGCTGGAGGAACCGCCGGCGGGCGTGGTGTTTTTGATGGTGTCGGCGCGCATCGACCGCCTGCTGCCCACCATTATCAGCCGCTGCCGCCAGTGGCCGATGACGATGCCCGCGCCAGAGGTCGCCACGAAATGGCTGGCCGCGCAAGGTGTCGCCGAAGCGCCCGCGCTGCTCGCCGAGGCCGGCGGTGCGCCGCTCACGGCCCTCGCACTGGCGAGCGACGAGAACCGCACGTTGCGTGACTGGACCCTCAAGCAACTCGCCGCCGGCGCCGAGTGCGACGCCTTTGCTTGCGGCGAGGCGCTGCAGAAGCTGCCGGTGCCGCTCGTGCTCGGCTGGCTGCAGCGCTGGATGTACGATTTGCTGGCGCAGCGCACGGCCGGCGTGCCGCGCTATTTTCCGCAGGCGTCGACCGCATTGACGCGCTGTGCAGCGCAAGCCGACGCCAGCGCGTTCGCGCGCTTCATGCGCACCGTGACACGCCAGCGCGCCGTCGAGAACCATCCGCTGAACGCGCGGTTGGTGTTCGAAGAACTGTTTATCGGCTATCGCGAGCTGTTTGCGTAG
- the tmk gene encoding dTMP kinase has translation MARGKFITFEGIDGAGKTTHLGWFRERLEEKVASTGRSVVMTREPGGTSLGEQIREIVLHQKMDLETEALLMFALRRQHLAEVIEPALARGDWVLSDRFTDATFAYQGGGRGLPRDKLETLERWVQGGFQPELTVLFDLAPEIASERRSAARDPDRFESESEAFFNRTRAEYLRRAEEAPYRFAIIDSSQSIARIQKQLEELIAVL, from the coding sequence ATGGCGCGGGGCAAATTCATCACGTTTGAGGGCATCGACGGTGCCGGCAAGACCACCCACCTGGGCTGGTTTCGCGAACGCCTCGAAGAGAAGGTCGCGAGCACCGGCCGCTCGGTTGTCATGACGCGCGAGCCGGGCGGCACATCGCTCGGCGAACAGATTCGCGAGATCGTGCTGCATCAGAAGATGGACCTCGAAACCGAAGCGTTGCTCATGTTCGCGCTGCGCCGTCAGCATCTGGCCGAAGTAATCGAGCCGGCGCTGGCGCGCGGCGACTGGGTGCTGTCCGACCGTTTTACCGACGCGACCTTCGCCTACCAGGGCGGCGGCCGCGGCCTGCCGCGCGACAAGCTGGAAACACTCGAACGCTGGGTGCAGGGCGGTTTTCAGCCGGAGCTAACGGTGCTGTTCGACCTCGCGCCGGAAATCGCTAGCGAACGGCGCAGCGCCGCGCGCGATCCGGACCGGTTCGAAAGCGAGTCGGAGGCATTTTTCAACCGCACCCGCGCCGAATATCTGCGCCGCGCGGAAGAAGCCCCGTACCGGTTCGCTATCATTGACTCTTCGCAGAGCATCGCACGAATTCAGAAGCAACTCGAAGAACTGATCGCAGTTCTTTGA
- the mltG gene encoding endolytic transglycosylase MltG, with protein sequence MSLLKKCFVAGSIVVVLAAAAIAGGYHWATSPLDLTPAQLDVTVKPHSSLRSVTLQLNRGGVPVQPELFVIMTRLLGLQGNLKSGNYEFKTGITPYEVLQKIALGDVNEYVATIIEGWTFKRMRAELDANPALKHDSIGMSDTDLMNAIGAPEASIGNGEGLFFPDTYLFDKDTSDLDIYRRAYRLMRVRLDEAWIARASNLPYKTPYDALTMASIIEKETGKPSDRSMVAAVFANRLRVGMPLQTDPTVIYGMGDGYTGHIRKKDLQTDTPYNTYTRMGLPPTPISLPGVASLQAAMNPAQSTALYFVSRGDGSSIFSDTLGDHNKAVDKYIRGQ encoded by the coding sequence ATGTCCCTTCTGAAGAAATGTTTCGTCGCCGGCTCAATCGTCGTTGTGCTGGCCGCAGCCGCCATCGCAGGCGGCTATCACTGGGCCACCAGCCCACTTGATTTAACCCCCGCGCAACTCGATGTCACCGTCAAACCGCACAGCAGCTTGCGCAGCGTCACGCTGCAGCTCAACCGTGGCGGCGTGCCGGTCCAGCCTGAACTGTTCGTCATCATGACGCGCTTGCTCGGGCTGCAAGGCAATCTCAAATCCGGCAACTACGAGTTCAAGACAGGCATCACGCCGTACGAAGTGCTGCAGAAAATCGCGCTCGGCGACGTCAATGAATACGTGGCGACCATCATCGAAGGGTGGACGTTCAAGCGCATGCGCGCCGAACTGGATGCCAATCCGGCGCTCAAGCACGACTCGATCGGCATGAGCGATACCGATCTGATGAACGCGATCGGCGCACCGGAAGCGTCGATCGGCAATGGCGAGGGGCTGTTTTTCCCGGACACCTATCTGTTCGACAAGGACACCAGCGATCTGGACATCTATCGCCGCGCCTACCGGCTGATGCGCGTGCGTCTCGATGAGGCGTGGATTGCCCGCGCGTCGAACCTGCCGTACAAGACCCCGTACGATGCATTGACGATGGCATCGATCATCGAAAAGGAAACTGGCAAGCCATCGGACCGGTCAATGGTGGCGGCCGTGTTCGCGAACCGTTTGCGGGTGGGCATGCCGCTGCAAACCGACCCGACCGTGATCTACGGCATGGGCGATGGCTACACCGGCCACATCAGGAAGAAAGACCTGCAGACCGACACTCCCTACAATACCTACACCCGGATGGGGCTTCCGCCAACCCCCATCTCGCTGCCCGGTGTCGCATCGCTGCAGGCGGCGATGAACCCGGCGCAATCCACCGCGCTGTACTTCGTGTCGCGCGGCGACGGCAGCAGTATCTTTTCTGACACCCTCGGCGATCACAACAAAGCCGTGGACAAATACATTCGAGGGCAATGA
- a CDS encoding YgfZ/GcvT domain-containing protein, which yields MNTPLATASGTPSVAPAVAHTGTAAAAQASAPVRLPVLPRPAADEFDAVIQHGAYMPLTQFGVIDVTGDDAASFLHGQLTNDTQHLDAANARLAGYCSAKGRLLASFLTWRTSDGIRLLVSKDVQAAVQKRLSMFVLRAKARLVDASGELAVVGLAGDVRKALSGVFDALPDGVHVQVDGTAGSLIRVPDALGRLRYLWVGPKAAIEAQLPLLDGKLKRVSPAVWDWLDIRAGEPRITQPVVEQFVPQMVNFDVLGAVNFRKGCYPGQEVVARSQYRGTIKRRTSLANVAGELETVKAGAELFHSDDPGQPCGMVVNAASAPEGGVDVLVEIKLAALEGGSVHLGAADGPALTFLALPYGLPAEV from the coding sequence ATGAACACACCGCTCGCTACCGCTTCAGGCACCCCTTCAGTTGCGCCCGCAGTTGCTCACACGGGCACGGCTGCCGCGGCACAGGCCTCCGCGCCCGTCAGACTCCCTGTCTTGCCGCGCCCCGCCGCTGATGAATTCGACGCCGTCATTCAACACGGCGCCTACATGCCGCTGACCCAGTTCGGCGTGATCGACGTCACCGGCGACGACGCGGCGAGCTTCCTGCATGGCCAGTTGACCAACGACACCCAGCATCTCGACGCCGCCAATGCGCGCCTTGCGGGCTACTGTTCGGCGAAGGGCCGATTGCTGGCGTCGTTTCTGACGTGGCGCACGAGCGACGGGATCCGCCTGCTGGTGTCGAAAGACGTGCAGGCCGCCGTGCAAAAGCGGCTGTCCATGTTCGTTCTGCGCGCCAAGGCCAGGCTCGTGGATGCGAGCGGCGAACTGGCGGTGGTGGGCCTCGCCGGCGACGTGCGCAAAGCGCTTTCCGGCGTGTTCGATGCTTTGCCCGACGGCGTGCATGTGCAGGTGGACGGCACGGCGGGTTCGCTGATTCGCGTTCCGGACGCGCTCGGCCGGCTGCGCTATCTGTGGGTGGGTCCGAAGGCCGCGATCGAGGCGCAGTTGCCCCTGCTCGATGGAAAGCTCAAGCGCGTGTCGCCGGCGGTATGGGATTGGCTCGACATTCGCGCGGGCGAACCCCGCATCACGCAACCGGTGGTCGAGCAGTTCGTGCCGCAAATGGTCAATTTCGACGTACTCGGCGCGGTCAATTTCCGCAAAGGCTGCTATCCGGGTCAGGAAGTGGTGGCGCGCAGCCAGTATCGCGGCACGATCAAGCGGCGCACCTCGCTCGCGAACGTGGCGGGCGAACTGGAAACGGTCAAGGCCGGCGCGGAACTGTTTCACTCGGACGATCCGGGCCAGCCATGCGGGATGGTGGTGAACGCGGCGTCGGCGCCGGAGGGTGGCGTCGATGTGCTGGTGGAGATCAAGCTGGCTGCGCTCGAAGGCGGCTCGGTGCATCTGGGCGCAGCAGACGGTCCGGCGCTGACGTTCCTGGCGTTGCCGTATGGGTTGCCGGCTGAGGTTTAA
- a CDS encoding NRDE family protein: protein MCLIVFDWRPDAVDGPLFTLAANRDEFFRRTAEPISWWHDAPTVLAGRDLLGGGTWLGMSRDGRFAALTNYRAPHEMRADAPTRGTLVSDWLSGSASGSGNGQHETPLDYLQHVARTGDIYNGFNLIIGDWTRRELGWYCNRSNIAPTLLTPGTHGISNAVLDTAWPKLVKKRAELGAMLTREAMPPLERLIDLMRDPRLARDDELPSTGIPLERERVLSAAFIETPEYGTRGTTAVRVVAHGEVISVAAAERSDDNGSHRIVRPGDFERSFAFNVEREIA from the coding sequence ATGTGCCTGATCGTCTTCGATTGGCGACCCGATGCGGTCGACGGACCGCTCTTCACGCTCGCCGCGAATCGCGACGAATTCTTTCGCCGTACCGCCGAGCCGATCAGCTGGTGGCATGACGCGCCGACCGTGCTGGCCGGCCGCGATCTGCTGGGTGGCGGCACGTGGCTCGGCATGTCGCGCGATGGCCGCTTCGCCGCGCTGACCAACTACCGCGCACCGCATGAAATGCGCGCCGATGCGCCGACCCGCGGCACGCTTGTCAGCGATTGGCTCAGCGGCTCCGCAAGCGGCTCGGGCAATGGCCAGCACGAAACGCCGCTCGACTATCTGCAACATGTCGCGCGAACCGGTGATATCTATAACGGCTTCAATCTGATTATCGGCGACTGGACGCGCCGTGAACTCGGGTGGTACTGCAACCGGTCGAACATTGCGCCCACGCTGCTTACGCCCGGTACGCACGGCATCTCGAACGCGGTGCTCGATACCGCTTGGCCGAAGCTGGTTAAAAAGCGCGCGGAACTAGGCGCCATGCTCACGCGTGAGGCGATGCCGCCGCTCGAACGCCTGATCGATCTGATGCGCGATCCGCGCCTCGCGCGCGACGACGAATTACCGTCCACCGGCATTCCGCTCGAACGCGAGCGGGTGTTGTCGGCGGCGTTTATCGAAACGCCGGAGTACGGCACGCGCGGCACGACCGCGGTGCGCGTGGTCGCGCATGGCGAGGTCATCAGCGTAGCAGCGGCCGAGCGCAGCGACGACAACGGCTCGCACCGGATCGTGCGACCCGGCGACTTCGAGCGTAGTTTTGCGTTCAACGTTGAACGCGAGATTGCCTGA
- a CDS encoding alpha/beta hydrolase, with amino-acid sequence MPLNPKIEQVLDMIARAKRPQLHELSPQAARASYEKSAPILEIASAPMFAVEDLQVPTRDGATIRARLYQPVEPSWAEPAPAVVYYHGGGFTVGSVDTHDALCRMFARDGKCTVLSVDYRLAPEYKFPTAVDDAFDALTWLHAHAAEYGVDAERLAVGGDSAGGTLATVCAVLARDAGIKLVLQLLIYPGATGHQQTDSHSRLADGFLLSGDTIQWFFEQYVRDKSDRDDWRFAPLDGTRGAPDFSGLAPGWIATAEYDPLSDEGDAYAEKLRAAGNQVTLQRYPGMIHEFFKMGGYVPDVAQAHEDAAAALRAAFGVE; translated from the coding sequence ATGCCGCTGAATCCGAAGATCGAGCAGGTGCTCGACATGATCGCGCGCGCGAAACGCCCGCAACTTCACGAGTTGAGCCCGCAAGCGGCGCGAGCGTCCTACGAGAAAAGCGCGCCGATTCTGGAGATCGCGAGCGCGCCCATGTTCGCGGTCGAAGACCTGCAGGTGCCGACGCGCGACGGCGCGACAATTCGCGCGCGTCTTTATCAGCCTGTCGAGCCGAGCTGGGCCGAGCCTGCGCCGGCGGTAGTGTATTACCACGGCGGCGGCTTCACGGTCGGCAGTGTCGATACGCACGATGCGTTGTGCCGGATGTTCGCGCGCGATGGCAAGTGCACGGTGTTGTCGGTCGATTATCGGCTCGCGCCGGAGTACAAATTTCCCACCGCCGTTGACGACGCGTTCGATGCGCTGACCTGGCTGCACGCGCATGCCGCGGAATACGGCGTCGATGCAGAGCGGCTGGCGGTGGGTGGCGATAGCGCGGGCGGCACGCTGGCAACGGTGTGCGCGGTGCTGGCACGCGACGCGGGTATCAAACTCGTGCTGCAATTATTGATCTACCCGGGCGCCACGGGCCATCAGCAAACCGATTCGCACTCGCGCCTCGCCGATGGCTTCCTGCTGTCGGGCGACACGATTCAATGGTTCTTCGAGCAATACGTGCGGGACAAGAGCGACCGCGACGACTGGCGTTTCGCGCCGCTCGACGGTACCCGCGGCGCGCCCGATTTCAGCGGCCTCGCGCCAGGATGGATCGCGACCGCCGAATACGATCCTTTAAGCGACGAGGGTGATGCGTATGCGGAGAAACTGCGTGCGGCGGGCAATCAGGTCACGCTGCAACGCTATCCAGGCATGATTCACGAGTTCTTCAAGATGGGCGGCTACGTGCCCGACGTTGCGCAGGCACATGAGGATGCCGCCGCGGCATTGCGGGCGGCGTTCGGCGTTGAGTAA
- a CDS encoding SDR family oxidoreductase, whose amino-acid sequence MFEFAGKVAVITGAASGFGRAFAEKGASLGMKLVLADVNPEALLQTVDALRAGGAEAIGVPTDVSDAAQVEALAQAALGAFGKVHLLFNNAGVGSGGFLWESSANDWAWVFNVNVMGVAHGVRAFTPIMLRQNEPAHIVNTASVAGLLSPPAMGIYNASKHAVVSLTETLYHDLQLAQAAGGGEVGCSLLCPAFVPTGIADAERARPAELRNDSGPTRSQIAAGKQLQRAVQSGKLSAADVADITFEAIAARRFYIVTHPGIMASVKLRHEDIEQLRNPTDPMSLKPEVKNVS is encoded by the coding sequence ATGTTCGAATTCGCCGGCAAGGTGGCGGTGATCACCGGTGCCGCAAGCGGTTTCGGCCGGGCGTTCGCGGAGAAGGGTGCCTCGCTCGGCATGAAGCTCGTGCTCGCCGACGTGAATCCCGAGGCGCTTCTTCAAACCGTCGACGCATTGCGCGCCGGCGGCGCCGAGGCAATCGGCGTGCCGACGGACGTGTCTGACGCCGCCCAGGTCGAAGCGCTCGCGCAAGCGGCGCTCGGCGCCTTCGGCAAGGTGCATCTTCTGTTCAACAACGCGGGCGTGGGCTCGGGCGGCTTCCTCTGGGAAAGCTCGGCGAACGACTGGGCGTGGGTGTTCAACGTCAATGTGATGGGCGTCGCGCACGGCGTGCGCGCCTTCACGCCAATCATGCTGCGGCAGAACGAGCCTGCGCATATCGTCAACACGGCGTCGGTGGCGGGTTTGCTGTCGCCGCCCGCGATGGGCATCTACAACGCCTCGAAGCACGCCGTGGTGTCGCTGACCGAGACGCTCTATCACGACCTGCAACTCGCACAGGCGGCGGGGGGCGGCGAGGTCGGCTGTTCGCTGTTATGTCCGGCCTTCGTGCCGACCGGCATCGCCGACGCGGAACGCGCGCGGCCCGCGGAACTGCGCAACGATAGCGGGCCGACCCGCTCGCAGATCGCCGCCGGCAAACAACTGCAACGCGCGGTGCAATCGGGCAAGCTGAGCGCGGCCGACGTCGCCGACATCACGTTCGAAGCGATTGCCGCGCGGCGCTTTTACATCGTCACGCACCCGGGCATCATGGCGTCGGTGAAACTGCGTCACGAGGATATCGAGCAGTTGCGCAACCCGACTGATCCGATGTCGCTGAAGCCCGAAGTGAAGAATGTGAGCTAG
- a CDS encoding NADP-dependent oxidoreductase, with amino-acid sequence MPQINRQLVLASRPQGAVTPDNFKLVETPLAPLADGELRVRNHFLSLDPYMRGRMNDSKSYAAPQPLNEVMIGGTVGEVVESKNPKFALGDKVVAMFGWQEYGTSNGAGVQKVDATHVPLSAYLGSVGMPGVTAWYGLNKIIVPKAGETVVVSAASGAVGSVVGQLAKLAGARAVGIAGGADKCRYVVETLGFDACVDYKAGNLYQDLKAVTPDGVDGYFENVGGEVLDATLARMNAFGRIALCGFIAGYDGQPLPLKYPSLMLTQRLLVQGFIVSEHMDVWPEALTQLGTLVAQKKLQYRETIAQGLDATPEAFIGLLKGKNFGKQLVKLI; translated from the coding sequence ATGCCCCAGATCAACCGTCAACTCGTGCTGGCTTCGCGTCCGCAAGGCGCTGTCACGCCGGATAACTTCAAGCTCGTCGAAACGCCGCTTGCGCCGCTGGCCGATGGCGAATTGCGCGTGCGCAATCACTTCCTGTCGCTCGATCCGTACATGCGCGGCCGCATGAACGACAGCAAGTCGTATGCGGCGCCGCAGCCGCTGAACGAGGTGATGATCGGCGGCACGGTGGGCGAAGTGGTGGAGTCGAAGAATCCGAAATTCGCGCTCGGCGACAAGGTCGTCGCGATGTTCGGCTGGCAGGAGTACGGCACCTCGAACGGTGCGGGCGTGCAGAAAGTCGACGCTACGCACGTGCCGCTGTCGGCGTATCTCGGCTCGGTCGGCATGCCCGGCGTGACGGCCTGGTATGGCCTGAACAAAATTATCGTACCGAAAGCAGGCGAGACGGTGGTGGTCAGCGCGGCGAGCGGCGCCGTGGGCAGCGTAGTCGGGCAACTGGCGAAGCTGGCCGGCGCGCGCGCGGTCGGCATCGCGGGCGGCGCGGATAAGTGCCGCTACGTGGTCGAGACGCTCGGCTTCGACGCCTGCGTCGACTACAAGGCCGGCAATCTGTATCAGGACCTCAAAGCCGTGACGCCGGATGGCGTCGATGGCTACTTCGAGAACGTCGGCGGCGAAGTGCTCGACGCGACGCTCGCACGCATGAACGCGTTCGGCCGCATTGCGTTGTGTGGATTTATTGCCGGCTACGACGGCCAGCCGCTGCCGCTCAAGTATCCGTCGCTAATGCTCACGCAGCGGTTGCTGGTGCAGGGCTTCATCGTCAGCGAGCATATGGACGTGTGGCCCGAAGCGCTCACGCAACTCGGCACCCTGGTCGCGCAGAAGAAGCTGCAATATCGCGAGACCATCGCGCAAGGGCTCGATGCGACGCCCGAGGCGTTCATCGGTCTCCTGAAGGGCAAGAACTTCGGCAAGCAGCTCGTCAAGCTGATCTGA
- a CDS encoding PaaI family thioesterase: MTDSPSFKTGNASLPESPFADRLGAQLVSAGDGISEVVLPLQSDHMNAWDVAHGGVTMTLADVALAMAARSLAGDGVGVVTIEMKVNFMQPGRGELRATGRVLHRSTTMAYCEGEIRDSEGHFVAKALGTFKYMRRLAVGRDVTQQRLRSDPSAKPGPSDG; this comes from the coding sequence ATGACCGATTCACCCTCATTTAAAACGGGCAACGCGTCGTTGCCCGAAAGTCCCTTCGCCGACCGGCTTGGCGCGCAACTCGTGTCGGCGGGCGACGGCATCAGCGAAGTCGTGCTGCCGTTGCAGTCCGATCACATGAACGCGTGGGATGTCGCGCACGGCGGCGTGACCATGACGCTCGCCGACGTCGCACTCGCGATGGCCGCGCGCAGTCTGGCCGGCGACGGCGTCGGCGTGGTCACCATCGAGATGAAGGTCAACTTCATGCAACCGGGCCGCGGCGAACTGCGCGCCACCGGCCGCGTGCTGCACCGCTCGACCACCATGGCCTATTGCGAAGGCGAGATCCGCGACAGCGAAGGCCACTTCGTCGCCAAAGCGCTCGGCACCTTCAAATACATGCGGCGTCTCGCCGTGGGCCGCGACGTGACGCAACAGCGTCTGCGCAGCGATCCTTCGGCGAAACCCGGCCCAAGCGACGGCTAA
- a CDS encoding Dabb family protein: protein MIRHIVMWKLREHAEGASRAENALKLKDKLEGCRDIVPGILKLEVGIAAAGLESTYDIVLVSDFTDKAALDAYQVHPTHTALKGFVGAVRESRECVDYEI, encoded by the coding sequence GTGATCCGTCATATTGTGATGTGGAAGCTCAGAGAGCACGCAGAAGGTGCCTCGCGTGCTGAGAACGCCCTGAAGCTGAAGGACAAGCTCGAAGGCTGCCGCGACATCGTTCCCGGCATCCTCAAACTCGAAGTTGGCATCGCGGCAGCGGGCCTCGAATCGACCTATGACATCGTGCTGGTGTCGGACTTTACCGACAAAGCCGCGCTCGACGCCTACCAGGTCCATCCGACGCACACGGCACTAAAGGGCTTCGTGGGTGCGGTGCGCGAATCGCGTGAATGTGTCGACTACGAAATCTGA